From Haloplanus vescus, the proteins below share one genomic window:
- a CDS encoding DUF4382 domain-containing protein, with product MTALAGCSGGGGDGGASGGSDGDTDDSGGGSDGGSGALGAFRLLISDQPAAIEDFESLDVTLSSARVFRAEEGEEVTSAAVTGTASTVTEESDDEDDSRGVVEFDLDDVTVDLTQVVGDRAVSVLEGELEAGRYSGIELRVASAEGVVDGESVDVMVPSDRLRIVRPFEVAADTELEFVFDINVVRKGQSGEYNLLPVIGKSGVAGEDVDVEEVDGNESAGTATGTANATATPTANATDTSN from the coding sequence ATCACGGCGCTCGCCGGCTGTTCTGGTGGCGGGGGCGACGGCGGAGCGAGTGGCGGAAGCGACGGTGACACGGACGATAGCGGCGGCGGGAGCGACGGTGGGAGCGGTGCACTCGGTGCCTTCCGACTCCTCATCAGCGACCAGCCAGCGGCCATCGAGGACTTCGAGTCGCTGGACGTGACGCTCTCCTCGGCTCGCGTCTTCCGGGCCGAGGAGGGCGAGGAAGTCACCTCGGCGGCGGTGACCGGGACGGCGTCGACGGTGACCGAGGAGAGCGACGACGAGGACGACAGCCGCGGAGTCGTCGAATTCGACCTCGACGACGTCACCGTCGACCTGACGCAGGTGGTCGGCGACCGGGCCGTCTCGGTGCTCGAAGGCGAACTTGAGGCGGGCCGGTACTCCGGCATCGAGCTCCGCGTCGCGAGCGCCGAGGGCGTCGTCGACGGCGAGAGCGTCGACGTGATGGTGCCGAGCGACCGACTCCGCATCGTCAGACCGTTCGAGGTCGCGGCCGACACCGAACTGGAGTTCGTCTTCGACATCAACGTCGTCCGCAAGGGGCAGAGCGGCGAATACAACCTCCTGCCCGTCATCGGGAAAAGCGGCGTCGCGGGCGAGGACGTGGACGTCGAGGAGGTCGACGGCAACGAGTCGGCGGGGACGGCGACTGGCACCGCGAACGCGACTGCAACGCCGACCGCGAACGCGACCGACACGTCGAACTGA
- a CDS encoding M20 family metallopeptidase has protein sequence MSEVLDLTRRLVSIPSHEDERAAGDAVATWLREETDATVRHDDSGVIARRGSGTDSLALVGHHDVVAPAEEQVACGGDEYVVEERDGRLHGRGTADMKGSLAAAMVAFRDADPATELVFASFVGEEQGGVGARKAIDAGFAPDYAVVGEGSTGYSAPGVTDVAVAHKGRRGSTLVATGESAHASEPEAGENAVYRACDAVDVVRDLDAPETTVLGRDLRGSVAVTEIEGGSAWNVVPERCTVTVDERTVPGERADLERTESVPGVEWVVDQDLPPMACDDAAFAETVLAAARDTQDDAPERVAKPHATDAGWLAAAGTTCVVCGAAEPGEAHTAAESVAIDVLERCEEIYRRVAESHPTGAA, from the coding sequence ATGAGCGAGGTACTGGACCTGACGCGCCGACTGGTCTCGATTCCGAGTCACGAGGACGAGCGCGCGGCCGGCGACGCCGTCGCGACGTGGCTCCGCGAGGAGACGGACGCGACGGTGCGCCACGACGACTCCGGAGTGATAGCGCGGCGCGGGTCGGGCACCGACTCGCTCGCCCTCGTCGGCCACCACGACGTGGTCGCCCCCGCCGAGGAACAGGTCGCCTGCGGCGGGGACGAGTACGTCGTCGAAGAGCGCGACGGCCGCCTCCACGGGCGCGGCACCGCCGACATGAAGGGGAGCCTCGCGGCCGCGATGGTCGCCTTCCGCGACGCCGACCCCGCGACGGAACTCGTCTTCGCCTCCTTCGTCGGCGAGGAACAGGGCGGCGTCGGAGCGCGGAAGGCCATCGACGCGGGCTTCGCCCCCGACTACGCCGTCGTCGGCGAGGGCTCGACCGGCTACTCCGCGCCCGGCGTCACCGACGTGGCCGTCGCCCACAAGGGCCGACGCGGGAGTACGCTCGTCGCAACGGGCGAGAGCGCCCACGCCAGCGAACCCGAGGCCGGCGAGAACGCGGTGTATCGCGCCTGTGACGCCGTGGACGTGGTTCGCGACCTCGATGCACCCGAAACGACGGTGCTCGGGCGCGACCTCCGGGGGAGCGTCGCCGTCACCGAAATCGAGGGCGGGTCGGCGTGGAACGTCGTCCCCGAGCGCTGTACGGTGACGGTCGACGAGCGCACCGTCCCGGGCGAGCGGGCCGACTTGGAGCGTACCGAATCGGTGCCGGGCGTCGAGTGGGTCGTCGACCAGGACCTCCCGCCGATGGCGTGTGACGACGCCGCCTTCGCCGAGACGGTGCTGGCGGCGGCCCGAGACACGCAGGACGACGCCCCCGAACGCGTCGCCAAGCCGCACGCGACCGACGCGGGGTGGCTGGCGGCGGCGGGGACGACCTGCGTCGTCTGTGGCGCCGCCGAACCCGGCGAGGCCCATACCGCGGCGGAGAGCGTCGCTATCGACGTTCTGGAGCGGTGCGAAGAAATCTATCGACGGGTCGCGGAGTCACACCCGACCGGGGCGGCGTGA
- a CDS encoding PINc/VapC family ATPase has translation MNVVPDTSAVIDGRVSERVDSGAYEGATIVVPEAVVGELEWQANEGHDTGWEGIEELQRLVELADESTISVEYHGKRPNEGQKRDADEGEIDAIVRDVAADLGATLLTSDVVQAEVSRAKGLDVEYVEPRGRDADGLEIEQFFDETTMSVHLRAGSKPKAKRGAIGDMHYEVIRDEVTTEAEMKEFAHDVAETARASPDGFVELDEPGMSIVQYRSYRIAVARPPFADGFEITAVRPIVKTDLEDYEFAEDLKERLLERQRGVLISGAPGAGKSTFAQAVAEFLADNDNAVKTMEKPRDLQVGPDITQYTALGGDMAKTADSLLLVRPDYTIYDEVRKTDDFEVFADMRLAGVGMVGVVHATRAIDALQRLVGRVELGMIPQVVDTVVYIEDGRVDTVYDVETEVKVPEGLTAEDLARPVIQITDFETGKPAYEIYTFNRQVVTVPLEDGGGSSETGVSRLARKEVEREIRSIARGHVEVELKGQNEAVVYVEEDDISYVIGKGGGRINDVEDRLGISIDVQTLSERPSSGSSSGSSGGGGASGATQGTVVTPEVTSRHVVVDVGDGAAVGETVEVRADGEYLFTATVGRGGEIQVSRGSAIADELERAIDEKQQIRVVSS, from the coding sequence ATGAACGTCGTACCGGACACGAGCGCGGTCATCGACGGCCGCGTGTCCGAACGCGTCGACTCTGGAGCCTACGAGGGTGCGACGATTGTCGTCCCCGAGGCCGTCGTCGGCGAACTCGAGTGGCAGGCCAACGAGGGCCACGACACCGGCTGGGAGGGCATCGAGGAGCTCCAACGGCTGGTCGAACTGGCCGACGAGTCCACCATCTCGGTCGAATATCACGGGAAGCGACCCAACGAGGGACAGAAACGCGACGCCGACGAGGGCGAAATCGACGCCATCGTCCGGGACGTGGCCGCCGACCTCGGCGCTACGCTCCTCACGAGCGACGTGGTGCAAGCCGAAGTGAGTCGCGCGAAGGGGCTGGACGTCGAGTACGTCGAACCCCGCGGGCGCGACGCCGACGGACTGGAAATCGAGCAGTTCTTCGACGAGACGACGATGTCCGTCCACCTCCGCGCGGGGTCGAAGCCGAAGGCCAAACGCGGCGCTATCGGCGACATGCACTACGAGGTCATCCGCGACGAGGTGACCACCGAAGCGGAGATGAAGGAGTTCGCCCACGACGTGGCGGAGACGGCCCGCGCAAGCCCCGACGGCTTCGTCGAACTCGACGAACCGGGCATGTCCATCGTCCAGTACCGCTCGTACCGCATCGCCGTCGCTCGTCCGCCCTTCGCGGACGGCTTCGAGATTACGGCCGTTCGGCCCATCGTCAAGACGGACCTCGAGGACTACGAGTTCGCCGAGGACCTCAAAGAGCGCTTGCTCGAACGCCAGCGTGGCGTCCTCATCTCCGGGGCGCCCGGCGCCGGGAAGTCCACCTTCGCACAGGCCGTCGCGGAGTTCCTCGCCGACAACGACAACGCGGTCAAGACGATGGAGAAACCCCGCGACCTGCAGGTCGGCCCCGACATCACCCAGTACACGGCGCTCGGGGGCGACATGGCCAAGACGGCCGATTCCCTCCTGCTCGTCCGCCCCGACTACACCATCTACGACGAGGTGCGCAAGACCGACGACTTCGAAGTCTTCGCGGACATGCGCCTCGCGGGCGTCGGTATGGTCGGCGTGGTCCACGCCACCCGCGCCATCGACGCCCTCCAGCGACTGGTCGGCCGCGTCGAACTCGGCATGATTCCGCAGGTGGTCGACACCGTCGTCTACATCGAGGACGGCCGCGTCGACACCGTCTACGACGTGGAGACCGAGGTGAAGGTCCCCGAAGGCCTGACCGCTGAGGACCTCGCCCGCCCGGTCATCCAGATTACCGACTTCGAGACGGGGAAACCCGCCTACGAAATCTACACGTTCAACCGACAGGTCGTCACCGTCCCCCTCGAAGACGGCGGCGGGTCGTCGGAGACGGGCGTCTCCCGACTCGCGCGCAAGGAGGTCGAACGCGAGATTCGGTCCATCGCTCGCGGACACGTCGAAGTCGAGCTCAAGGGTCAGAACGAGGCCGTCGTCTACGTCGAGGAAGACGACATCTCCTACGTCATCGGCAAGGGTGGCGGTCGAATCAACGATGTCGAGGACCGACTTGGCATCTCCATCGACGTGCAGACGCTGAGCGAGCGCCCCAGTAGTGGGAGTAGCAGTGGCAGTAGCGGCGGTGGCGGGGCCAGTGGTGCCACGCAGGGAACTGTCGTCACGCCGGAAGTCACCTCGCGACACGTCGTCGTCGATGTGGGCGACGGTGCAGCGGTCGGCGAGACGGTGGAGGTCCGCGCCGACGGCGAGTATCTATTCACCGCGACGGTCGGTCGCGGCGGCGAGATTCAGGTGTCACGCGGGAGCGCCATCGCGGACGAACTCGAACGCGCTATCGACGAGAAACAGCAGATTCGCGTCGTTTCGAGTTAG
- a CDS encoding winged helix-turn-helix domain-containing protein, with protein MAGTDEEGLDDLPPSAKLVFKVLEYNGSLTQKGIVEESMLSARTVRYALERLEEIGIVDEDVYFADARQNLYQLNETALAKDADADVEAACVECD; from the coding sequence ATGGCTGGAACTGACGAGGAGGGTCTAGACGACCTCCCGCCGAGCGCGAAATTGGTCTTCAAGGTCCTCGAATACAACGGCTCGTTGACACAGAAGGGGATCGTCGAAGAGTCGATGCTGTCGGCTCGAACGGTCCGATACGCGCTCGAACGACTCGAAGAAATCGGTATCGTAGACGAGGACGTCTACTTCGCCGACGCACGACAGAATCTCTACCAGCTCAACGAAACGGCACTAGCCAAAGACGCCGACGCCGACGTCGAGGCGGCCTGCGTCGAGTGTGACTAA
- a CDS encoding acetate--CoA ligase family protein, whose product MSRQLDSLFDPSSLAIVGASPDSWYSSRITDNLLSYGYNGDVYLVNPNREEAWERPCYDSVSDLPEVVDLVVVVVPREHVVDVVRESGEVGVPAALVITTGFSEADEHGAELEADLEATAAEYDISVAGPNCIGLANAQAGTVLTGLCSREPEPGNIGLASQSGALSFATFYENAADEDTHFSHVISTGNEVDQSLADYVEYMAADPDVDVICTYIEGVTEPRRFIEVARETVATGTPVLAVKVGSSDVAQAAAESHTGSLTGNDAAWDAAFGQAGIERVPDIPDLTTRAQAHAAFDPPDSRRVCVASTSGGLATLLADLAEERGLELPSLDDSTETALLEMDDLLTFGELHNPVDIRAAGAEVLTEVADVLFADDNFDAYVFGIGLSMVDEDADAIADRLLELGEMTDDPVIFLWTGRKEPDELDDPQPYERVRAEYPLYYEPTKSIDALASLVNFDEARDRLVGRPPFELDEANGSDLPSDTTLTWSQATTLLDDYGLDLPATRSASSSEEAARYASQIGTPVVMKVDSPDIAHRNQVGAVRVGVESPSAAQRAYEEIVANVFEHDPEATIEGVLVQEMVESGVEALVGASQDPNLGPVVTLGSGGTQVEALQDTTHLIAPFGKGDAYGALKRTDIPARFEHEFGPDASLDSLANLVTKVGSLVASRRDVAELDLNPVMVRPERSVCVDAFVRTD is encoded by the coding sequence ATGTCACGACAACTCGACTCACTGTTCGACCCGTCGTCGCTGGCCATCGTCGGCGCCAGCCCCGATTCGTGGTACTCCTCCCGTATCACGGACAACCTCCTCTCCTACGGCTACAACGGTGACGTCTACCTCGTCAACCCGAACCGCGAGGAGGCGTGGGAGCGGCCCTGCTACGACTCCGTCTCCGACCTCCCGGAGGTGGTCGACCTCGTGGTCGTCGTCGTCCCCCGCGAACACGTCGTCGACGTAGTACGTGAGTCCGGTGAGGTTGGTGTCCCCGCCGCGCTTGTCATCACGACCGGGTTCAGCGAGGCCGACGAGCACGGCGCCGAACTCGAAGCCGACCTGGAAGCCACCGCCGCCGAGTACGACATCAGCGTCGCGGGGCCGAACTGCATCGGCCTCGCCAACGCACAGGCGGGGACGGTGTTGACCGGCCTCTGCTCTCGCGAACCCGAACCCGGGAACATCGGCCTCGCCAGCCAGTCTGGCGCCCTCTCCTTTGCCACCTTCTACGAGAACGCCGCCGACGAGGACACCCACTTCTCGCACGTCATCTCGACAGGCAACGAGGTGGACCAGAGCCTCGCGGACTACGTGGAGTACATGGCCGCCGACCCCGACGTCGACGTCATCTGTACGTACATCGAGGGCGTGACCGAGCCACGGCGGTTCATCGAGGTAGCCCGCGAGACGGTGGCGACGGGGACGCCCGTCCTCGCCGTGAAGGTCGGGAGTTCGGACGTGGCGCAGGCGGCCGCCGAATCCCACACGGGGTCGCTGACCGGCAACGACGCCGCGTGGGACGCCGCCTTCGGTCAAGCGGGCATCGAGCGCGTCCCGGACATCCCCGACCTCACGACGCGGGCGCAGGCCCACGCTGCCTTCGACCCGCCGGACTCCCGGCGCGTCTGCGTCGCGTCGACCAGCGGTGGCCTCGCAACGCTCTTGGCCGACTTGGCCGAGGAGCGCGGCCTCGAACTCCCGTCGCTCGACGACTCGACGGAGACGGCCCTGCTGGAGATGGACGACCTGCTCACCTTCGGCGAACTCCACAACCCGGTCGACATCCGCGCGGCCGGCGCCGAGGTGCTGACCGAGGTGGCGGACGTGCTCTTTGCCGACGACAACTTCGACGCCTACGTCTTCGGCATCGGCCTCTCGATGGTCGACGAGGACGCCGACGCCATCGCGGACCGCTTGCTCGAACTCGGCGAGATGACGGACGACCCCGTCATCTTCCTGTGGACGGGTCGGAAGGAACCGGACGAACTCGACGACCCCCAGCCCTACGAGCGAGTTCGTGCCGAGTACCCCCTCTACTACGAGCCGACCAAGTCCATCGACGCGCTGGCGTCGCTGGTCAACTTCGACGAGGCACGCGACCGACTCGTGGGCCGCCCACCCTTCGAGCTCGACGAGGCGAACGGCTCCGACCTGCCGAGCGACACCACGCTCACGTGGTCGCAGGCGACGACCCTGCTCGACGACTACGGCCTCGACCTGCCCGCCACTCGGTCGGCGTCGTCGAGCGAGGAGGCCGCCCGCTACGCCAGCCAAATCGGCACGCCCGTCGTGATGAAGGTGGACTCGCCCGACATCGCCCACCGCAACCAGGTGGGGGCGGTCCGGGTCGGCGTCGAGTCGCCCTCGGCGGCCCAGCGAGCGTACGAGGAAATCGTCGCGAACGTCTTCGAACACGACCCAGAGGCGACCATCGAGGGCGTCCTCGTCCAGGAGATGGTCGAGAGCGGCGTCGAAGCGCTCGTCGGTGCGTCACAGGACCCGAACCTCGGCCCGGTCGTCACGCTGGGGTCCGGGGGGACGCAGGTGGAGGCACTCCAGGACACCACGCACCTCATCGCCCCCTTCGGCAAGGGCGACGCCTACGGCGCCCTCAAACGGACGGACATCCCGGCACGCTTCGAACACGAGTTCGGGCCCGACGCGTCGCTGGATAGCCTCGCCAACCTCGTCACCAAAGTGGGGTCGCTCGTCGCCAGCCGACGCGACGTGGCGGAACTCGACCTCAACCCCGTGATGGTTCGCCCGGAGCGGAGCGTCTGCGTGGACGCGTTCGTCCGCACCGACTGA
- a CDS encoding EMC6-like membrane protein: MATETQTGLTGHVRGVTVTTLACLGGVAAALAAAVVVGTSAAAATDTQTLLPVVAAVAIQYPILKAIGVDTGDFGAKDHLYVGFMTFALWFITYAILLTTGATL; the protein is encoded by the coding sequence ATGGCTACGGAAACGCAAACCGGTCTCACGGGGCACGTCCGCGGGGTGACGGTCACCACGCTGGCCTGCCTCGGCGGCGTCGCGGCAGCGCTCGCCGCCGCCGTCGTCGTCGGGACCAGCGCCGCGGCCGCCACGGACACGCAGACGCTGTTGCCCGTGGTCGCCGCAGTCGCCATTCAGTACCCCATCCTGAAGGCGATTGGCGTCGATACCGGCGACTTCGGCGCGAAGGACCACCTCTACGTCGGGTTCATGACGTTCGCGCTCTGGTTCATAACCTACGCAATTCTCCTCACCACTGGCGCGACCCTGTAA
- a CDS encoding ribosome biogenesis/translation initiation ATPase RLI: protein MADDSIAVVDLDRCQPDRCNYECANFCPPNRTGEECIVTLEERHDDPDLYEGGPEQISISEELCLGESCGICVEKCPFDAIEIINLPSELNDDPVHRYGENAFSLYGLPIPESGTVTGLLGPNGIGKSTAVHALAGEMVPNLGQYDDDPDWETVLDQYRGTALQNYLERLIDDDVTVARKPQYIDRIPDQFDGNTRALLEQTDERGAVDDLIDRLSIRPVIDQPIDTLSGGELQRVALAATLARDADFYFLDEITPYLDIGQRVTAARLIRELADEEDRSMLVVEHDLAVLDLLADRLHVAYGEPGAYGVITDPKSVRNGINEYLQGYLDNENMRIRPNEITFEEHAPRESVSGTPLVEYPDISKSYGEGEFSLDVEGGTIYESEVLGVVGPNGIGKSTLAKLFAGSLEPDGDELDFELDIAYKPQYIEVDQPMRVDIFLSSITDDFGTSFWNTEIAKPLQLERIMEQQLTDLSGGERQRVAIAACLSKEADLYLLDEPSAHLDVEQRVQATTAIRRYAENHDATAMVIDHDIYMIDLLADRLMVFDGEPAEHGHASTPQDMRSGMNDFLADLDITFRRDERTGRPRINKPESQLDREQKREGEYYYAP, encoded by the coding sequence ATGGCCGATGACAGTATCGCGGTCGTCGACCTCGACCGGTGTCAACCCGACCGCTGCAACTACGAGTGTGCGAACTTCTGCCCGCCGAACCGAACGGGCGAAGAGTGCATCGTCACCCTCGAAGAGCGTCACGACGACCCCGACCTCTACGAGGGTGGCCCGGAGCAGATTAGCATCTCCGAGGAGCTCTGTCTGGGCGAATCCTGCGGTATCTGCGTCGAGAAGTGTCCGTTCGACGCCATCGAAATCATCAATCTCCCCTCCGAACTGAACGACGACCCGGTCCACCGCTACGGCGAGAACGCCTTCTCGCTCTACGGCCTGCCGATTCCGGAGTCCGGCACGGTGACCGGGCTGCTCGGCCCGAACGGCATCGGGAAGTCGACGGCCGTCCACGCCCTCGCGGGCGAGATGGTCCCTAACCTCGGGCAGTACGATGACGACCCCGACTGGGAGACGGTGCTTGACCAATACCGCGGCACCGCGCTCCAGAACTACCTCGAACGCCTCATCGACGACGACGTCACCGTCGCTCGCAAGCCCCAGTACATCGACCGCATCCCGGACCAGTTCGATGGCAACACGCGCGCGCTCCTCGAACAGACCGACGAGCGCGGCGCCGTCGACGACCTCATCGATCGGCTCTCCATCCGGCCGGTCATCGACCAGCCCATCGACACGCTCTCTGGGGGCGAACTCCAGCGTGTCGCCCTCGCGGCGACGCTCGCTCGCGACGCCGACTTCTACTTCCTCGACGAAATCACGCCCTACCTCGACATCGGACAGCGCGTGACTGCGGCGCGTCTCATCCGCGAACTCGCCGACGAGGAGGACCGTTCGATGCTCGTCGTCGAACACGACCTTGCCGTACTGGACTTGCTCGCCGACCGCCTCCACGTCGCCTACGGTGAACCCGGGGCGTACGGCGTCATCACCGACCCCAAATCGGTGCGAAACGGCATCAACGAGTACCTACAGGGCTACCTCGACAACGAGAACATGCGTATCCGCCCGAACGAAATCACGTTCGAGGAGCACGCGCCTCGCGAGTCGGTGTCGGGGACGCCGCTGGTGGAGTACCCCGACATCTCGAAGTCCTACGGTGAGGGCGAGTTCTCGCTCGACGTGGAGGGTGGCACCATCTACGAGAGCGAGGTGCTCGGCGTGGTCGGGCCGAACGGTATCGGGAAGTCGACGCTCGCGAAGCTGTTCGCGGGGTCGCTCGAACCCGACGGCGACGAACTCGACTTCGAACTCGACATCGCCTACAAGCCTCAGTACATCGAGGTGGACCAGCCGATGCGCGTCGACATCTTCCTCTCCTCGATTACCGACGACTTCGGCACCTCGTTCTGGAACACGGAAATCGCCAAGCCGCTCCAACTGGAGCGCATCATGGAACAGCAGCTGACCGACCTCTCGGGCGGGGAGCGTCAGCGTGTCGCCATCGCGGCCTGCCTGTCGAAAGAGGCCGACCTCTATCTGCTCGACGAACCCTCGGCCCACCTCGACGTGGAACAGCGTGTGCAGGCCACCACCGCCATCCGGCGCTACGCCGAGAACCACGACGCCACCGCGATGGTCATCGACCACGACATCTACATGATCGACCTGCTGGCCGACCGCCTGATGGTGTTCGACGGCGAACCCGCCGAACACGGCCACGCCTCGACGCCGCAGGACATGCGCTCGGGCATGAACGACTTCCTCGCCGACCTCGACATCACGTTCCGGCGCGACGAGCGGACGGGCCGCCCCCGCATCAACAAGCCCGAGAGCCAACTCGACCGCGAGCAGAAGCGAGAGGGCGAGTACTACTACGCGCCCTGA
- a CDS encoding amidohydrolase yields MTAAADLLLTNAEVHTLARPDETHEAVAVRDGRIVRVGDAYELDFLAGVDTRVVDCEGGVLLPGFIDAHTHLDVLGRRLVHADLSEAESRAEALDILQSRAEAVDAGDPVLGVGYDEHAWGERDYLTRADLDAVDAAGPVVAVREDLHVVSLDTTAVERYLPDPSADGVRRDAAGPTGVVVEEAAKTVLDALEPGADEMARLLRAAQDHATARGVTGVHDMIRRPQAARAYRDLARDGALSLRVRLNYWADHLDALQDAGLRTNHGDGLVRVGALKTYTDGSLGGRTARLSEPYADAPDERGEWVVDPAALQSLFEAAEAAGFQVAVHAIGDEAVDAVAEAFADGDSTARHRIEHAELASDATIDRLADAGAVASVQPNFHRWAGESGLYADRLGERWRETNRLRRLVDAGVPLAFGSDGMPLDPLYGVHRAVNAPTDAQGLGVTEALRAYTLGSAYAGFDEDRLGTVEPGKCADLVVLDDSPWERSGAIDDIDVTLTVVDGAVVYEADT; encoded by the coding sequence ATGACCGCGGCCGCCGACCTCCTGTTGACGAACGCGGAGGTTCACACCCTCGCCCGTCCCGACGAGACTCACGAGGCCGTCGCCGTCCGCGACGGCCGCATCGTCCGCGTCGGCGACGCCTACGAACTCGACTTCCTCGCCGGCGTCGACACCCGTGTCGTCGACTGCGAGGGCGGAGTCCTCCTCCCCGGCTTCATCGACGCCCACACCCACCTCGACGTGCTGGGCCGTCGCCTCGTCCACGCCGACCTCTCCGAGGCCGAGAGTCGGGCCGAGGCGCTCGATATCCTACAGTCCCGGGCCGAGGCCGTCGACGCCGGCGACCCCGTCCTCGGCGTCGGCTACGACGAACACGCGTGGGGCGAGCGCGACTACCTCACGCGCGCTGACCTCGACGCCGTCGACGCCGCGGGCCCCGTCGTCGCCGTGCGCGAGGACCTCCACGTCGTCTCACTCGACACCACCGCTGTCGAGCGCTACCTCCCCGACCCGTCCGCGGACGGTGTCCGGCGCGACGCCGCGGGGCCGACGGGCGTCGTCGTCGAGGAGGCTGCGAAGACGGTCCTCGACGCTCTCGAACCGGGCGCCGACGAGATGGCGCGACTGCTCCGGGCGGCCCAAGACCACGCCACCGCCCGTGGCGTCACGGGCGTCCACGACATGATTCGGCGGCCGCAGGCCGCCCGCGCCTACCGCGATTTGGCTCGGGACGGCGCCCTGTCGCTTCGGGTGCGACTCAACTACTGGGCGGACCACCTCGACGCCCTGCAGGACGCGGGCTTGCGGACGAACCACGGCGACGGACTGGTTCGCGTCGGCGCGCTCAAGACGTACACGGACGGAAGCCTCGGCGGGCGGACGGCGCGACTCTCGGAACCCTATGCCGACGCCCCCGACGAGCGTGGGGAGTGGGTCGTCGACCCGGCGGCGCTCCAGTCGCTGTTTGAGGCGGCCGAGGCCGCCGGCTTTCAGGTGGCCGTCCACGCCATCGGCGACGAAGCGGTCGACGCCGTCGCCGAGGCGTTCGCGGACGGCGACTCGACGGCGCGGCATCGAATCGAACACGCCGAACTCGCGAGCGACGCGACTATCGACCGACTGGCCGACGCCGGCGCCGTCGCCTCGGTCCAGCCCAACTTCCATCGCTGGGCGGGCGAGTCGGGGCTGTACGCCGACCGACTGGGCGAGCGCTGGCGCGAGACGAACCGTCTCCGCCGACTGGTCGACGCGGGCGTCCCCCTCGCGTTCGGGAGCGACGGGATGCCACTCGACCCGCTCTACGGCGTGCATCGCGCCGTCAACGCACCGACCGACGCACAGGGCCTCGGCGTGACCGAGGCGCTCCGGGCGTACACCCTCGGGAGCGCGTACGCCGGCTTCGACGAGGACCGACTGGGAACGGTCGAACCGGGCAAGTGCGCCGATTTGGTCGTCCTTGACGACTCGCCGTGGGAGCGGTCGGGCGCCATCGACGACATCGACGTGACGCTGACCGTCGTCGACGGCGCCGTCGTGTACGAAGCGGATACTTAA
- the pyrF gene encoding orotidine-5'-phosphate decarboxylase, whose translation MTAFFDHLRERIDRVDSVVSVGLDADPDRIPDFLDDRDLPRWAFNRRIIDATHEHAACYKPNAAFYEDADGWRALRETIAYAHGKDVPVLLDAKRADIGNTSRRYADLLDTADAITVNPYMGRDSLDPFLSREEAGVFVLCRTSNPGGADLQDLELASGEPLYRRVAALADLWNEHGNVGLVVGATAPEELETLRQEVPDLPFLVPGVGAQGGDAEAAVEYGLADGVGLVNSSRGIIFAGEDAPDGDEGAYFGAAGQAARQLQRRLNQFR comes from the coding sequence ATGACCGCGTTCTTCGACCACCTGCGCGAGCGAATCGACCGCGTGGACAGCGTCGTCTCGGTCGGCCTCGACGCCGACCCGGACCGCATCCCCGACTTCCTCGACGACCGCGACCTGCCGCGCTGGGCCTTCAACCGCCGAATCATCGACGCGACGCACGAACACGCCGCCTGCTACAAGCCCAACGCGGCGTTCTACGAGGACGCCGACGGGTGGCGGGCGCTCCGCGAGACAATCGCCTACGCCCACGGGAAGGACGTGCCCGTGTTGCTGGACGCCAAGCGCGCCGATATCGGCAACACCTCGCGGCGGTACGCCGACTTGCTCGACACGGCCGACGCCATCACGGTGAATCCGTACATGGGTCGGGACTCGCTCGACCCCTTCCTCTCTCGCGAGGAGGCGGGCGTGTTCGTCCTCTGTCGCACCTCGAACCCCGGCGGCGCCGACCTGCAGGACCTCGAACTCGCCTCGGGCGAACCGCTGTACCGGCGCGTGGCGGCGCTCGCCGACCTCTGGAACGAGCACGGAAACGTCGGCCTCGTCGTGGGCGCGACGGCGCCCGAGGAACTCGAGACGCTCCGGCAGGAGGTCCCCGACCTCCCCTTCCTCGTCCCCGGCGTGGGCGCGCAGGGCGGCGACGCGGAGGCGGCGGTCGAGTATGGCCTCGCGGACGGCGTCGGCCTCGTCAACTCCTCGCGGGGCATCATCTTCGCGGGCGAGGACGCCCCCGACGGGGACGAAGGGGCGTACTTCGGGGCGGCGGGACAGGCCGCCCGGCAGCTGCAGCGTCGACTCAACCAGTTCCGCTAA
- a CDS encoding zinc finger HIT domain-containing protein, with amino-acid sequence MSVTTLCQVCESATARYTCDACGAAVCPAHYDRESGLCAGCAGGLR; translated from the coding sequence ATGAGCGTCACGACACTCTGTCAGGTCTGTGAGTCCGCGACGGCCAGATACACCTGCGACGCGTGTGGCGCCGCGGTCTGTCCGGCCCACTACGACCGCGAGAGCGGTCTGTGTGCCGGCTGTGCCGGTGGACTGCGTTAG